In Candidatus Binatota bacterium, a single window of DNA contains:
- a CDS encoding acyl-CoA dehydrogenase has protein sequence MNFEFSQAEQAFQQEVEQWLADNHDPEVMDPTRENFTQLADTPERRAFMKKLAAQGWMGMTWPREYGGQEMEGVYEYILNEALARVGAPQIGKGVGIIGKTLIRHGSDKLKSEFLPKILSAEVEFAVGYSEPQAGSDAANMQLKAERDGDWWVMNGQKIWTTSAHFADWYWFGARTDPDASKHNGISLFLAPMRSEGMQILSTPTIGKDTTNEVFFDNVRVHNDYMVGEPGKGFQYISEALDLERFTMFTFSPIEERTRLLCNWVRDTQRDGRALRDDPVVRSTIANTVTETEVARCLGYKFVAASLKGGKPPTCEASEYKLYGTNLSQRVANTALDVIGGEAQLKEGTDSAPLRSRFEGTYRCTVVETIGGGASEIQKNIIARRKLGLPRNF, from the coding sequence TTGAATTTCGAGTTTTCCCAGGCCGAGCAGGCTTTTCAGCAGGAAGTTGAGCAGTGGCTGGCCGACAACCACGACCCCGAGGTCATGGATCCCACCCGCGAGAACTTCACCCAGTTGGCCGACACGCCCGAGCGCCGCGCGTTCATGAAGAAGCTCGCCGCCCAGGGCTGGATGGGCATGACCTGGCCCCGGGAGTACGGCGGCCAGGAAATGGAGGGTGTCTACGAGTACATACTCAACGAGGCGCTTGCGCGCGTGGGCGCCCCGCAGATCGGCAAGGGCGTGGGCATCATCGGTAAGACGCTCATTCGCCACGGTAGCGATAAGCTCAAGAGCGAATTCCTGCCGAAGATTCTCAGCGCCGAGGTCGAGTTTGCCGTTGGCTACAGCGAGCCCCAGGCCGGTAGCGACGCGGCCAACATGCAGTTGAAGGCCGAGCGCGACGGCGACTGGTGGGTGATGAACGGCCAGAAAATCTGGACCACCTCCGCCCACTTTGCCGACTGGTACTGGTTCGGTGCCCGCACCGACCCCGACGCTTCCAAGCACAACGGCATCAGCCTGTTTCTCGCCCCCATGCGCAGCGAGGGCATGCAGATCCTGAGTACGCCCACCATAGGCAAGGACACCACCAACGAGGTGTTCTTCGACAACGTGCGCGTGCACAACGACTACATGGTCGGCGAGCCGGGCAAGGGTTTTCAGTACATAAGCGAGGCGCTCGACCTGGAGCGCTTCACTATGTTTACCTTCTCGCCCATAGAGGAACGCACCCGCCTGCTGTGCAACTGGGTGCGCGACACTCAGCGCGACGGGCGCGCGCTGCGCGACGACCCGGTCGTACGCAGCACCATCGCCAACACCGTGACCGAGACCGAGGTGGCCCGCTGCCTGGGCTACAAGTTCGTGGCCGCGTCGCTGAAGGGTGGCAAGCCGCCCACCTGCGAGGCATCGGAATACAAGCTCTACGGCACCAACCTGTCGCAGCGCGTGGCCAATACGGCCCTCGACGTAATAGGCGGCGAGGCCCAGCTCAAGGAGGGTACCGACAGCGCGCCGCTGCGTTCCCGCTTCGAGGGCACTTATCGTTGCACCGTGGTCGAGACCATAGGCGGCGGCGCCTCGGAGATTCAGAAGAACATCATCGCGCGTCGCAAGCTGGGGTTGCCGCGCAACTTCTGA
- a CDS encoding CoA transferase, giving the protein MLKGTTVLDLSSVGPAARCSRILADYGADVVKIGPVPRHEGVQIRPPFHSYSAGRGYRRALFDFKDPSGRDAFAALACKADVVIESFRPGVVDRLGIGYADLSAGNPGLVYCSTSGYGQQGPASQRAGHDLNYLAVGGFLHCSTRRADGGPPTPGATVADSAAGGMQAAVAILAALLRRARTGQGEYLDVSVADGVLALMALHVDEHLATGAEPGPGSNVLTGRYACYDCYQARDGAWLAVGAIEAAFWANLCRALGLDKLAQRQYDDDAQEELRAELARVFAGEDRQHWLDLLLDADTCVTPVYSIDELVDDPQFAARGVFGTAEHPVEGRLRQVTPLLAGQQRGDDRVQLPDPEVTHTRELLGAAGLGAEALDELFDSGAVA; this is encoded by the coding sequence ATGCTCAAGGGCACCACCGTGCTCGACCTGTCGAGCGTGGGGCCGGCGGCCAGGTGCAGTCGCATACTGGCCGACTACGGCGCCGATGTGGTCAAGATCGGCCCCGTGCCGCGCCACGAGGGCGTGCAGATCCGCCCTCCGTTTCACAGCTACTCGGCCGGCCGCGGTTACCGCCGCGCGCTGTTCGACTTCAAGGACCCCAGCGGTCGCGACGCCTTCGCGGCGCTCGCTTGTAAGGCCGACGTCGTGATCGAGAGTTTTCGTCCCGGCGTCGTTGATCGCCTTGGCATCGGTTACGCAGACCTGTCGGCCGGCAACCCCGGCCTGGTCTACTGCTCAACGAGCGGCTACGGCCAACAGGGCCCGGCCTCGCAACGCGCCGGCCACGATCTCAACTATCTTGCCGTGGGTGGATTTCTGCACTGCTCCACCCGGCGGGCCGACGGAGGACCGCCGACGCCCGGGGCCACGGTAGCCGACAGCGCCGCCGGTGGCATGCAGGCGGCGGTGGCCATACTGGCGGCGCTGCTGCGGCGCGCGCGCACGGGACAGGGCGAGTACCTGGACGTGTCGGTGGCCGACGGCGTGCTGGCGCTCATGGCCCTGCACGTAGACGAGCACCTGGCCACTGGCGCCGAGCCGGGCCCGGGCAGCAACGTGCTCACCGGTCGCTACGCCTGCTACGACTGCTACCAGGCCCGCGACGGCGCTTGGCTTGCGGTGGGCGCCATCGAGGCTGCCTTCTGGGCCAACCTTTGCCGTGCACTCGGGCTCGACAAGCTCGCGCAGCGCCAGTACGACGACGACGCCCAGGAAGAGCTGCGCGCAGAGCTCGCGCGAGTGTTTGCCGGCGAGGATCGGCAACACTGGCTCGACCTGCTGCTCGACGCCGACACCTGCGTGACGCCCGTGTACTCGATAGACGAACTGGTAGATGACCCGCAGTTCGCGGCGCGCGGGGTTTTTGGCACGGCCGAGCATCCTGTCGAGGGTCGCCTGCGGCAGGTAACCCCGCTCCTGGCCGGTCAGCAACGGGGCGATGACCGCGTGCAGCTGCCCGACCCCGAGGTCACCCATACGCGCGAGCTGCTGGGCGCTGCCGGCCTGGGAGCCGAGGCCCTGGACGAGTTGTTTGACAGCGGGGCCGTTGCCTGA
- a CDS encoding acyl-CoA dehydrogenase, which produces MDLDFSEEQQMLRDTLRSLCAEHSTIEVVRALEDDAKGYTDEFWGKLAELGITGLTLPEPWGAGMGLMDAVVVYEELGRALAASPHFDSCVMAGGVLAAAGSTEQKDEWLPGIASGEKIVVPAWLEPGNGCGPRGVQMRARPDGGGFVLEGEKLHVHFAREADALLVLARSGDGDEDVDIFIVDARTEGLQMEQQLSMASDCQYLLTFDGVQVDASSRVGAAGSGWAAWNTAMLNGIVLQAAQAMGGAERGLEITVQYSLDREQFGKPLGAFQALSHYMADATTLISGGRTLAYEAAWTRDQGLSTARLAPMAKLFACNTYRDATAMMVQVHGGMGFTIEYDIQLFFRRAKQMQLAWWDTRYLEELVAAEVLDAA; this is translated from the coding sequence ATGGACCTGGATTTCAGCGAAGAACAACAGATGCTGCGCGACACCTTGCGCTCGCTTTGCGCCGAGCACTCCACGATCGAAGTCGTGCGCGCCCTCGAGGATGACGCCAAGGGCTACACCGACGAGTTCTGGGGCAAGCTGGCCGAGCTGGGTATCACCGGCCTCACCCTGCCCGAGCCCTGGGGCGCGGGTATGGGACTTATGGACGCGGTGGTGGTGTACGAGGAATTAGGGCGTGCGTTGGCCGCTTCTCCGCATTTTGACAGCTGCGTGATGGCTGGTGGCGTGCTGGCCGCCGCGGGCAGCACGGAGCAGAAGGACGAGTGGCTTCCTGGCATAGCTTCGGGCGAAAAGATCGTGGTGCCCGCGTGGTTGGAGCCGGGCAACGGCTGCGGTCCGCGCGGCGTGCAGATGCGCGCCCGTCCGGACGGTGGCGGCTTCGTGCTCGAGGGCGAAAAACTCCACGTGCATTTTGCGCGTGAGGCCGACGCTCTGCTTGTGCTGGCCCGCAGCGGCGACGGCGACGAGGATGTAGATATATTTATCGTCGATGCCCGCACCGAGGGCCTCCAGATGGAGCAGCAGTTGTCGATGGCGTCGGACTGTCAGTACCTGCTGACCTTTGACGGCGTGCAGGTCGACGCCTCCTCGCGCGTTGGCGCCGCTGGTTCGGGCTGGGCTGCGTGGAATACAGCCATGCTCAACGGCATCGTGTTGCAGGCGGCCCAGGCCATGGGCGGGGCCGAGCGCGGGCTGGAGATAACCGTGCAGTACTCGCTCGATCGCGAGCAGTTCGGCAAACCGCTGGGCGCTTTCCAGGCGCTGTCACACTACATGGCCGACGCAACGACCCTGATCTCAGGCGGTCGCACGCTGGCTTACGAGGCCGCGTGGACCCGCGACCAGGGACTGTCGACTGCCAGGCTCGCGCCCATGGCCAAGCTCTTTGCCTGCAACACCTACCGCGATGCCACTGCCATGATGGTCCAGGTCCACGGCGGTATGGGTTTCACCATAGAGTACGATATCCAGTTGTTCTTCCGCCGCGCCAAGCAGATGCAATTGGCCTGGTGGGACACGCGCTACCTCGAAGAGCTGGTGGCCGCCGAGGTACTCGACGCCGCCTGA